A section of the Castanea sativa cultivar Marrone di Chiusa Pesio chromosome 12, ASM4071231v1 genome encodes:
- the LOC142619620 gene encoding putative NADH dehydrogenase [ubiquinone] 1 alpha subcomplex subunit 12: MASTVVKYVLQSIKEKGLRGFYRELKDEGFVKCLGDGNLLQTKIHNLKGNLVGVDKFGNKYYENRNCQSGRHRWVEYAEKGRYNASQVPAEWHGWLHVITDRTGDELLMLKPKRYGLEHKENFSGEGEELIYHSKGHALNKEQRDWTRYQPWEPTKP; this comes from the exons atggcatCGACGGTGGTGAAGTACGTGTTGCAGTCGATCAAAGAGAAAGGCCTCCGTGGCTTCTACAGAGAGCTCAAGGACGAAGGCTTCGT gAAATGCCTTGGTGATGGGAACCTTTT GCAGACCAAGATCCACAATTTAAAGGGGAATCTTGTGGGTGTTGATAAATTTGGTAACAAGTATTATGAGAACCGTAACTGTCAGTCTG GGCGGCATAGGTGGGTGGAATATGCAGAGAAGGGTCGCTACAATGCTTCTCAGGTGCCAGCAGAATGGCATGGTTGGCTCCATGTCATAACTGATCGCACTGGAGATGAG CTTCTGATGCTGAAACCAAAGAGGTATGGGTTAGAGCACAAGGAAAATTTTTCTGGAGAGGGTGAGGAGTTAATCTATCATTCCAAGGGACATGCCCTTAATAAAGAGCAGAGAGACTGGACCAGGTACCAACCATGGGAACCCACCAAGCCCTAA
- the LOC142620359 gene encoding uncharacterized protein LOC142620359, which produces MDATLEKLWKKFTLLEEEKGALSVNAQDVARSKEQAQFGLLFKLQTNKEFNKEAFKSTIQQLWRGSQRVTIKDVGNNIFLAIFETEEHMNDILDRSPWSFDKRLVMVKRFTNDASLENVLFQRSPFWIRVFNIPIRSMNAKVGRYIANEIGVPLLVDGPKSGLAWGPFLCIRVDIDITKPLMRGKMLQVEGMEEGWVHFKYERLPIYCYRCGILGHQERECNKAKRGCITVEEDDFQFRPWLRVVGTKSNQGKNSFNKTRSGVVEEDIDLESNEEEGGRQLSHISHRQRLKRKLDFQQGFNVPRVGLRGGLALLWRDNVEIDVQTSSPHHIDALINQNGVVWRFTRFYGHPETSKREEFWELMRQLHVSHSLPWLLIGDFNEILHSDEYWGSGSRPFHQIAEFTRVVDDCSLIDLGYRGPKFTWCNRRFEGNLVYARLDWGLHNLEWMQLFPQSKLSHVPFGFSDHMALLVKLQTDVATSPI; this is translated from the exons ATGGATGCGACACTAGAGAAACTTTGGAAGAAGTTCACTCTTTTAGAGGAGGAAAAAGGTGCTCTGTCCGTTAATGCTCAGGATGTTGCACGATCAAAAGAACAAGCTCAGTTCGGTCTTTTATTCAAGTTACAAACTAACAAAGAATTTAATAAAGAGGCATTCAAGTCCACCATCCAACAGTTATGGAGAGGCTCTCAACGGGTAACTATCAAAGATGTGGGAAACAATATTTTCCTGGCAATCTTTGAAACTGAGGAACACATGAATGATATTTTAGATAGGAGTCCGTGGTCTTTTGATAAGAGATTGGTTATGGTGAAGCGTTTCACTAATGATGCTAGCCTAGAAAATGTCTTATTTCAACGATCTCCCTTTTGGATTCGAGTCTTCAATATCCCAATTAGAAGTATGAATGCCAAAGTTGGGCGTTATATTGCCAATGAAATTGGTGTTCCTCTTTTAGTTGATGGTCCTAAAAGTGGTCTAGCATGGGGTCCCTTTCTTTGTATAAGGGTGGATATAGATATTACTAAGCCGTTAATGAGGGGAAAAATGTTACAGGTAGAGGGCATGGAGGAAGGGTGGGTTCATTTCAAATATGAGAGACTTCCCATTTATTGTTATCGGTGTGGAATTTTGGGACATCAAGAAAGGGAATGTAACAAAGCTAAGAGAGGTTGTATTACTGTAGAGGAAGATGACTTTCAATTTAGGCCTTGGTTACGAGTTGTGGGTACTAAATCCAACCAAGGAAAAAACTCTTTCAATAAAACAAGATCTGGTGTGGTTGAGGAGGACATTGACCTGGAATCCAATGAGGAAGAAGGTGGCAGGCAGCTCTCTCATATTTCTCACCGACA GAGGTTGAAGAGAAAACTTGATTTTCAGCAAGGTTTTAATGTACCTCGAGTTGGATTGAGAGGTGGTTTAGCTTTATTGTGGCGTGACAATGTGGAGATTGATGTTCAAACATCTTCTCCACACCACATTGATGCTCTAATAAACCAGAATGGCGTCGTTTGGCGTTTTACTAGGTTTTATGGACATCCTGAAACTTCAAAGAGAGAGGAGTTTTGGGAGTTAATGCGTCAGTTGCATGTATCACATTCTTTGCCTTGGCTTTTGATtggagattttaatgaaattcttCATAGTGATGAATATTGGGGTAGTGGTTCTCGACCATTCCATCAGATAGCAGAATTTACTAGAGTAGTAGACGATTGTTCATTAATTGACTTGGGTTATAGAGGTCCGAAATTCACTTGGTGCAATAGAAGATTTGAGGGGAACTTGGTTTATGCAAGGCTGGATTGGGGTTTACATAATTTGGAGTGGATGCAACTGTTTCCTCAGTCTAAGTTGTCTCATGTTCCATTTGGGTTCTCTGACCATATGGCATTGCTAGTGAAACTTCAAACGGATGTTGCAACTTCACCAATCTGA
- the LOC142620360 gene encoding uncharacterized protein LOC142620360, translating to MEILQAYEIAFGQKINSDKSFTFFSSNTPHPLREEIKQFFNANSNVPLEKYLGLPPIIGRGKKQAFEDIKSKVQSKLEGWKGKLLSQAGREILIKLVALAIPVYAMNYFLLPLGLCDDINSMMGKFWWGQKNEETKIHWLIWKHMCLAKKDGASLIKAIPFSPRRPEDSLVWTRNKNGAFSVRSAYFLQFEIERKSTGNEASSSNPAYLHSFWNGIWSAQVPPKIKTFFWRACNDSLPTRTKLFERKVLHSFSCVLCNEKAKTCDYLFLECSFAQAVWLQSPLLNDYRHYSKMKFIDAINAALKKLSAFVFDTLCIACWMIWKCRNKAVFNNIAPSYHELWTRADLYRLEFMEVQQKNLQESIGKAIRWSPPQSDCMYKLNVAFSQSKKSSSIGIGFIIRNYVGEVLAAVCDKSVKELNPLCTAACVVRKALLVCQSTSFSHVQVECNFAELVDLLNSDHICSLEVAWILEDIAIINDNFNLISFSSIPLRCNRAVLALTNAAKEKRGGIGFELRLSVWGSFS from the exons ATGGAAATTCTTCAAGCTTATGAGATTGCATTTGGGCAGAAGATAAATAGCGATAAAAGTTTCACTTTCTTCAGCTCTAATACCCCTCATCCATTACGGGAGGAAATCAAGCAGTTTTTCAATGCTAATTCCAATGTGCCTTTGGAAAAATACCTGGGTTTACCTCCTATAATTGGTAGAGGAAAGAAGCAAGCTTTTGAGGATATTAAGAGTAAAGTTCAATCTAAACTGGAGGGTTGGAAGGGTAAATTATTATCACAGGCTGGCAGAGAGATTCTTATAAAATTGGTGGCCCTGGCCATTCCAGTTTATGCTATGAACTATTTCCTTCTTCCTTTGGGGCTATGTGATGACATTAATTCCATGATGGGgaagttttggtgggggcagAAAAATGAGGAAACAAAAATACATTGGCTGATTTGGAAGCATATGTGTTTAGCAAAGAAGGATGGAG CCTCACTCATAAAAGCCATTCCTTTTAGTCCACGAAGGCCCGAAGATTCTCTAGTTTGGACTAGGAACAAAAATGGTGCGTTCTCAGTCAGAAGTGCATACTTTTTACAATTTGAGATTGAAAGAAAGTCCACAGGTAATGAAGCTTCTTCATCCAACCCAGCTTACCTCCATTCTTTCTGGAATGGCATTTGGTCTGCTCAGGTTCCTCCCAAGATCAAAACATTTTTCTGGCGGGCATGTAATGACAGTTTACCAACTCGTACAAAGCTGTTTGAAAGGAAGGTGCTACATTCTTTTTCTTGTGTGCTCTGTAATGAAAAAGCTAAAACTTGTGATTATCTCTTCTTGGAGTGTTCATTTGCTCAAGCCGTTTGGCTGCAATCTCCTCTATTGAATGATTACAGGCACTACTCGAAGATGAAATTCATTGATGCAATAAATGCTGCCCTTAAGAAATTAtctgcttttgtttttgatacACTGTGCATAGCTTGCTGGATGATTTGGAAATGCAGGAATAAAGCTGTGTTTAATAATATTGCTCCTTCTTATCACGAGCTATGGACTCGGGCAGATTTGTACAGACTGGAGTTTATGGAAGTGCAGCAGAAAAACTTGCAGGAAAGCATTGGGAAGGCAATAAGGTGGAGTCCCCCTCAGTCTGATTGTATGTACAAACTCAATGTGGCTTTCTCTCAATCAAAAAAGTCTTCTTCAATTGGGATTGGATTTATTATCCGGAATTATGTTGGAGAAGTTTTGGCTGCTGTTTGTGATAAAAGTGTGAAGGAGTTGAATCCATTGTGTACTGCTGCTTGTGTAGTGAGAAAAGCTTTATTGGTCTGTCAAAGTACTAGCTTTTCCCATGTGCAAGTGGAGTGTAATTTTGCAGAATTGGTGGACTTGCTTAACTCTGACCATATATGTTCTCTAGAGGTGGCGTGGATTTTGGAAGACATTGCTATtattaatgataattttaatttaatttctttttctagcATTCCTTTACGATGTAATCGTGCTGTACTAGCTTTAACTAATGctgcaaaagagaaaagaggag GCATTGGATTTGAGTTACGCCTTTCTGTTTGGGGCTCGTTTTCTTAG